The Mycolicibacterium cosmeticum DNA window GCAGCACGCCGGACACCAGCGCCATCACCACGTCGTTGACCTTGACGCCGAAGTGGGCCCGCACCTTCTTGACGTCGTCGAGATCCAGCTCGGCGAACGCGATGTTGCGATGCCCGGTCACGTTGGCGTTGAACGCCGTCTTGGGGGCGGCGAACGGCGCGGCCATGGTGAGGCCCTTGGTGGCCCGGCGCGCCGTGTCGATGACCGTCGAGACGGTGGAGGGCAGCACGTTCATCAACTTCAGCGGGCGGGTCGCGAATTTGATGGCGCCGTTGACGGCGATCTCCAGTTCGGACGCCCCACCGGCGCCCGGCACCGGGTCCGGCGGCGGCGCGTCGGGTTCGGTGCTGCACAGCGTGGACATCAGGTTGGCACCGGTGACGCCGTCGACGGCGGCGTGGTGCACCTTGGTCATCAACGCCAGTTTGCCGCCGGCGTGGGCGTCGGTGCCCGCGACGTTCTCGATGACCCACATCTCCCACAGCGGGCGGCTGCGGTCCAGCGGCAGCGACGCGATGTGCCCGCAGATCTCGGCGAGTTCGGCGCGGCCGCCGGGGGCGGGCAGCCCGATCCGGTGCAGGTGGCGCTGCACGTCAAAATCGTTGTCCTCCACCCACACCGGGTGATCCGGATTGAATCGGCTGTCGGCGAGTTTCTCGCGGAATTCCGGCATCGCCTTGACCCGCATGGCCAGCTCGTCGTGCAGCCGGTCGAAGGTGTAGCCGCCCGGCACCGTCGAGGTGTCCAGTTCCAGGATGGAGCACACATGCAAGGGCTGCGCCGCGGTTTCGAGGTACAGGAAGCTGGCGTCGAGTCCGCTCAGTCTTTGCATGACGCCGATGGTAGGTCTGCACCGCCGCGATGTGAGCAAATCCACTTAACCCGTCGTTCACGTTCGCGATCGTGGGTGGCAGACTGGCTGTGTCAGACGACCCGGGGACCGAGCAACGGCCTCGAGGATCAACCCGACAACACACATCGAGGGACAATGATGTCTGAGCAGTCTGTCTATGGTGCGACCACCACGAGCACTGCCACCCCGCGGACCAAGGTCCGCACCCATCACCTGCAGAAGTGGAAGGCCGAAGGCCATAAGTGGGCCATGCTCACCGCCTACGACTTCTCCACCGCCCGCATCTTCGACGACGCAGGCATTCCGGTGCTGCTGGTCGGCGACTCGGCCGCCAACGTCGTGTACGGCTATGACACCACGGTGCGGGTCACCGTCGACGAGCTCATCCCGCTGGTGAGCGCCGTCGTCCGCGGTGCCGAGCATGCCCTGGTGGTGGCGGATCTGCCGTTCGGTAGCTACGAGTCCAGCCCGGCTCAGGCCCTGGCGACGGCGACCCGGTTCATGAAGGAGACCGGCGCCCACGCGGTGAAGCTGGAGGGCGGCGAGCGGGTGGCCGAGCAGATCGCCACACTGACCCAGGCCGGGATCCCGGTCATCGCGCACATCGGCTTCACCCCGCAGAGCGTCAACAGCCTGGGCGGGTACCGGGTCCAGGGCCGCGGTGACGCCGGCGACCAGACCATCCACGACGCGATCGCGGTGGCCGAGGCCGGTGCGGTGGCGGTGGTGCTGGAGATGGTGCCCGCCGAGCTGGCCACTCAGATCACCGGCAAACTGACCATCCCCACCATCGGCATCGGCGCGGGCCCCAACTGCGACGCCCAGGTGCTGGTGTGGCAGGACATGGCCGGGCTGACCTCGGGCAAGACCGCGAAGTTCGTCAAGAAGTTCGCCCAGATCGGCGACGTACTGCGCAGCGCCGCAACGCAATACGCCGACGAGGTGGCCGCCGGGGTCTTCCCGGCGCAGGAGCACTCCTACTAGGAGAATTCCGGGGCACGCTTGCCCAGGAACGCCGCGACACCTTCTCTGCCGTCCGGAGCGGAGGCATTCGCAGCGATATGGCGCGCCTCCTGCTCCAGCTGGGTCTCGTACCCGGCGGAGTAGGTGTTCAGCAACAGCTTCTTGACCGAGGCGTTGGATCCGCGCGCACCGGCAGCCACCTTGGCGGCCAGCGCTTCCAGCCACTGCGGCAGCTCGGCGTCGGGCACCACCTCGGTGACCAGACCCCAGGCCAGCGCCTCGGGCGCCGTGAGTACCCGGTTGGTGATCATCAGATCCTGGGTGCGACGCAGACCCACCAGGCGCGGCAACACGTAGGACGCGCCGCCGTCCGGGCTCAGGCCGGCCTTGGTGTAGGCCATGGTGAACGACGCCGATTCGGCCGCCAGCACCAGATCCCCCGAGACGCCCAGCGAGAACCCGGCGCCGGCGGCCACACCGTTGACGGCGGTGATCAGTACGGCGTCCATCCTGGCGAAGGTCGACATCGCGCGGTGCAGGTCGTCGGCGATGCCCTTGACGAACACCCCCGGATCGGGCGCGGCGGCCATCGCCTTGAGATCGCCGCCGGCGCAGAAGAACCGTCCCGCGCCGGTCAGGGTGACCACCTTGGTGCCCGCGGTATCGCACAGCGTGGCCGCGGCGGCCAGGTCGCGGGTCATCGTGTCGTTCATCCCGTTGGCCGCGTCCGGCCGGTTCAGCACGATGCTGGTGACGGGCCCGGACTGGGTGAACGTCAGCGTCTCGAATTCGGTCATGGCGCAAACGCTATTACGTCGCCGCCGCGGTCTGTAATGCGAGTCGGGTTTCGGCGGCCGCCCGCAGCACCGCGAAATCGCCGTCGTACCCCAGCGTGCGCAGCGCGCCGTCGGCGCTGATCCACGGTTGGTCGGGCGGGCAGGCCCCGTCGTCGGACCGCCGGTTGATGGTCGACTCGGCCAGCCGGAACGGCAGATCGTCGGCGTCGGCGGGCCCCGCGTACTCGGCGATCACCGTCGCGGCCAGGACGCGATAGCGCTCGCGCAGTTCGGCGCGCCGGCGGCGGAACTGCCCGAACCGGTCCACCCGGAGTTCGGGCAGCAGGTACAGCGCGCCCAGGTTCCATCGGCTGCCGCACAGCTGGGTGACGTCCGCGACGATCAACGTGTACAGCTGCCCCGCCGCGGGGCCACCTTCGCCGTCGAGTTCGGCGGCCAGCCGCAGGGGCGCCTCCACCGTGCCCGCCAGCAGCGCGTCCAGGATGTCGTCCTTGGTGGCGAAGTGGTGATAGAGCGAGGCCTGCCGCATCCCGACGGCGTCGGCGATCCGCCGGGTGGAGGTGTTGGCGTATCCGTGCTCGGTGAACAGTTCCGCCGCGGCGTCGAGGATCTCGTCGCGCGGGGTGTGCCCCGGCCTGCGGGGTTGCTCGAGCCTCGGACGTCCACGGCCATCGGTGCTCATCGGGCCATTGTGGCACTGGCCTTAATTTCTATCGTTTGATAGAAATTGTCATGCGGACGTAACAACGCCGTCACGAGCACGGAATGCGTAGCCCTAAAACTTTCAAGTGACAGATAAGGAGGCCGGCAGATGGCAGAAACCAGTTCGACCGAGGGTGCGCGGTCCCACGCTCGCGCCCAGGCCGCCACGGCGGCGCTGCGCGTCCCCCAGACCCCGAACGGAGTGACGGAGCTGCGGTGGGCCGAGGTAGTCCCGGCAGGCTCTTATGCCACCGCGGTGCTGGGCCGCGGAACCCGGCTGCGGCTGGCCGACCCCGCCGGCGGCGCCTGCGCCCACCTGCTGCTGTTCCGCGCCGACGCCCCGTGGGAGCGGCTCAACGTGGCCGATACCGTCAAGGTGCCCTGGCAGGCGTATCTCGGCACCGGCCATCCCCTGCTGTCCGATCAGGGCCGGGTACTGGCCACCGTCGTCGCCGACACGTCGCACCGGCACGACACGCTGTGCGGACCGACGCCGGCCGGGCAGGCGCAGCTACTGCTGGGTGTGCACAAGCACGGGCTGGACATCCGCGACGTCGCGCCGTCGGTGTCGTTCTTCAAGGGCACCCACGTGCAAGCCGACGGCGGCATCGCCTTCACCGGCACCGCGGGACCCGGAGGTTCGGTCGACCTGCTGGTGCATCTGCCGGTGGTGGTCGTGTTGTCCAACAGCGCGCACCCGCTCGACCCCGAACCCGAGGTGACCGATCTGGACGTGCTGGCCTGGCGCGCCGACGACGAATTGCACACCCCCGCCAACGACGCCCCCGAATACCTGCGCGCCCTGTTCAACACCGAAAGTACTTGGGCCGCAGCACGAAACGGAGACTTCTGATGACCACGTTCGAGGTGCCCGCACGCGCACCCTGGTCGGCCGTCGTGCCCGCGGGCCACACGCTGCAGATCGTCGACCTGCACGGCAACCAGGCCGTGGACACCCTGTTCTACGGGGTCACGCAGGGCCGGCCCGATCCGGCATTGCGCTACAACGCGCAGACAACCGTTGCCGCCCAACGCAATATCTTCCTGTCCACCGGCTCGGTGCTGCGCGCCTCGGACGGCACCGCCCTGATGACCATCGTGGCGGACGAGGTCGGCAACCACGACACCATCGCGGGTGCCTGCTCCAAGGAGTCCAACACGCTGCGCTACGGTCACCACACCGTGCACCAGCACGCGTGCGCGGAGAACTTCCTCGCCGAGGCCACCCGGTGGGGCATGGGCAAGCGCGACATCGTGTCCAACGTCAACTTCTTCATGTACGTGCCGGTGGAGGACGACGGCACCCTGGGCATCGTGGACGGCCTGTCGGCGCCGGGCAAGTCGCTGACCCTGCGTGCCGAGATCGACACGCTGGTGCTGGTGTCCAACTGCCCGCAGATCAACAACCCGTGCAACGGTTTCAATCCGACACCGGTGCAGATGGTGATCGCGTGAGCACCAACCTCGTCGAGGTGCTGCGCCCCGGCATGCTCACCACGGTGCAGGACTGGCCCGGCCGGATCGGATTCTGGCACATCGGCGTCCCGCCCTCCGGACCGATGGACGACCTGTCGTTCCGGATCGGGAACCGGGTGCTGGGCAACGCCGAAGGCCTGGCCGGGCTGGAATGCACCCGCAGCGGGCCCGCGCTGCGTTTCCCCGACGGCGGCCGGGTCTGTGTGACGGGCGCACCGGTGCCGGTGACGGTGGACGGTGTGCGGGTGCCGCAGTGGCAGTCGGTGACCGTGCCCGCCGGTGGCGTGCTC harbors:
- a CDS encoding WS/DGAT/MGAT family O-acyltransferase, whose translation is MQRLSGLDASFLYLETAAQPLHVCSILELDTSTVPGGYTFDRLHDELAMRVKAMPEFREKLADSRFNPDHPVWVEDNDFDVQRHLHRIGLPAPGGRAELAEICGHIASLPLDRSRPLWEMWVIENVAGTDAHAGGKLALMTKVHHAAVDGVTGANLMSTLCSTEPDAPPPDPVPGAGGASELEIAVNGAIKFATRPLKLMNVLPSTVSTVIDTARRATKGLTMAAPFAAPKTAFNANVTGHRNIAFAELDLDDVKKVRAHFGVKVNDVVMALVSGVLRRFLLDRGELPDSSLVAMIPVSVHEKSDRPGRNQVSGMFSSLHTNIEDPAERLMAIAAANSTAKQHSSAIGATLLQDWSQFAAPAVFGIAMRVYARSNLSAAVPVHNLVVSNVPGPQVPLYLLGSEVKAMYPLGPIFHGSGLNITVMSLNGKLDVGIISCPELLPDLWDMADDFAVALDELLDVTG
- the panB gene encoding 3-methyl-2-oxobutanoate hydroxymethyltransferase is translated as MSEQSVYGATTTSTATPRTKVRTHHLQKWKAEGHKWAMLTAYDFSTARIFDDAGIPVLLVGDSAANVVYGYDTTVRVTVDELIPLVSAVVRGAEHALVVADLPFGSYESSPAQALATATRFMKETGAHAVKLEGGERVAEQIATLTQAGIPVIAHIGFTPQSVNSLGGYRVQGRGDAGDQTIHDAIAVAEAGAVAVVLEMVPAELATQITGKLTIPTIGIGAGPNCDAQVLVWQDMAGLTSGKTAKFVKKFAQIGDVLRSAATQYADEVAAGVFPAQEHSY
- a CDS encoding enoyl-CoA hydratase/isomerase family protein, which translates into the protein MTEFETLTFTQSGPVTSIVLNRPDAANGMNDTMTRDLAAAATLCDTAGTKVVTLTGAGRFFCAGGDLKAMAAAPDPGVFVKGIADDLHRAMSTFARMDAVLITAVNGVAAGAGFSLGVSGDLVLAAESASFTMAYTKAGLSPDGGASYVLPRLVGLRRTQDLMITNRVLTAPEALAWGLVTEVVPDAELPQWLEALAAKVAAGARGSNASVKKLLLNTYSAGYETQLEQEARHIAANASAPDGREGVAAFLGKRAPEFS
- a CDS encoding helix-turn-helix domain-containing protein, producing MSTDGRGRPRLEQPRRPGHTPRDEILDAAAELFTEHGYANTSTRRIADAVGMRQASLYHHFATKDDILDALLAGTVEAPLRLAAELDGEGGPAAGQLYTLIVADVTQLCGSRWNLGALYLLPELRVDRFGQFRRRRAELRERYRVLAATVIAEYAGPADADDLPFRLAESTINRRSDDGACPPDQPWISADGALRTLGYDGDFAVLRAAAETRLALQTAAAT
- a CDS encoding DUF1989 domain-containing protein, with protein sequence MAETSSTEGARSHARAQAATAALRVPQTPNGVTELRWAEVVPAGSYATAVLGRGTRLRLADPAGGACAHLLLFRADAPWERLNVADTVKVPWQAYLGTGHPLLSDQGRVLATVVADTSHRHDTLCGPTPAGQAQLLLGVHKHGLDIRDVAPSVSFFKGTHVQADGGIAFTGTAGPGGSVDLLVHLPVVVVLSNSAHPLDPEPEVTDLDVLAWRADDELHTPANDAPEYLRALFNTESTWAAARNGDF
- a CDS encoding urea amidolyase associated protein UAAP2, whose product is MTTFEVPARAPWSAVVPAGHTLQIVDLHGNQAVDTLFYGVTQGRPDPALRYNAQTTVAAQRNIFLSTGSVLRASDGTALMTIVADEVGNHDTIAGACSKESNTLRYGHHTVHQHACAENFLAEATRWGMGKRDIVSNVNFFMYVPVEDDGTLGIVDGLSAPGKSLTLRAEIDTLVLVSNCPQINNPCNGFNPTPVQMVIA